A section of the Sulfurihydrogenibium sp. genome encodes:
- a CDS encoding VTT domain-containing protein: MEILDFIFHIDKYLDLIIQNYGSLVYLILFFIIFAETGFVITPFLPGDSLLFVVGSFAGKGSLNFWTVYFLLLIAAILGNLANFHIGYYFGNKLIEKNLVKKEYIIQTEKFFQKHGGKAVIISRFLPIFRTFVPFVAGIGKMDKREFFIYNFIGGFSWITLFLTLGYFTGNLPFVKENFSLFIYGIIIISILPAVVKAIKK, from the coding sequence TTGGAAATTTTAGACTTTATTTTTCATATAGACAAATATTTAGACTTAATCATACAAAATTACGGCAGTTTAGTTTATCTGATTTTGTTTTTTATAATCTTTGCTGAGACAGGCTTTGTGATCACTCCATTTTTACCTGGAGACTCTCTCTTGTTTGTAGTTGGAAGTTTTGCAGGAAAGGGAAGTTTAAATTTTTGGACTGTTTATTTTTTACTATTAATTGCAGCTATCTTAGGAAATTTAGCTAATTTTCATATAGGCTACTATTTTGGAAATAAGCTTATAGAGAAAAATCTTGTTAAAAAAGAATACATAATTCAAACTGAAAAGTTTTTTCAAAAGCATGGCGGAAAGGCTGTAATCATCTCAAGATTTTTACCAATTTTTAGAACTTTTGTTCCTTTTGTTGCAGGAATTGGAAAGATGGATAAAAGAGAATTTTTTATCTATAACTTTATTGGCGGTTTTTCGTGGATTACATTGTTTTTAACTCTTGGATACTTTACAGGTAATTTACCATTTGTAAAAGAAAACTTCAGCTTATTTATATACGGAATTATCATAATCTCGATCTTACCGGCGGTTGTAAAAGCAATTAAAAAATGA